A genomic window from Methanobrevibacter sp. TLL-48-HuF1 includes:
- a CDS encoding 50S ribosomal protein L18e — MVKKIIKTNPNLIELINKLNKKSKTENAAIWKDVANRLGRSNRRTAEVNLSDIARYANADETVLVPGKVLSNGDLTEKVNVAAFKFSQKAQEKIESAGGECVSIDDIMESNPKGSNIRIME; from the coding sequence ATGGTTAAGAAAATTATCAAAACAAATCCTAACCTTATTGAACTTATTAATAAACTTAATAAAAAATCAAAAACAGAAAATGCAGCTATTTGGAAAGATGTTGCTAATAGACTTGGAAGGTCTAACAGAAGAACTGCAGAAGTTAATTTATCAGATATTGCAAGGTATGCAAATGCTGATGAAACTGTTTTAGTACCTGGAAAAGTATTATCTAATGGTGATTTAACAGAAAAAGTAAATGTTGCAGCATTTAAATTCTCACAAAAAGCACAGGAAAAAATTGAAAGTGCTGGTGGAGAATGCGTCTCAATTGATGATATAATGGAATCTAATCCAAAAGGAAGCAACATTAGAATCATGGAATAA
- a CDS encoding 50S ribosomal protein L13: MIIDGEGCVLGRLASVTSKNLLEGEEVVILNAEKIMITGNKDWAYAKYKQRVDRASISNPRDLGPKYPRRPDDIFRRTVRGMLPYKKSKGRVAFKGLKAYVGVPEEYADADLVAVPEAEYNNLKKGIELGEVSKLLGATF, translated from the coding sequence ATGATTATTGACGGAGAAGGATGCGTTTTAGGAAGATTAGCTAGTGTAACTAGTAAAAATCTCTTAGAAGGCGAAGAAGTAGTAATTCTTAATGCTGAAAAGATTATGATTACTGGTAATAAGGATTGGGCTTATGCAAAATACAAACAAAGAGTAGACAGAGCAAGTATCTCTAACCCTCGTGATTTAGGTCCTAAATATCCTAGAAGGCCAGATGATATATTCAGAAGAACTGTAAGAGGAATGTTACCTTATAAAAAATCTAAAGGTAGAGTTGCTTTCAAAGGTTTAAAAGCATATGTAGGTGTACCTGAAGAATATGCTGATGCTGATCTTGTTGCAGTTCCTGAAGCAGAATACAACAACCTTAAAAAAGGTATTGAATTAGGTGAAGTTTCTAAACTTTTAGGAGCTACCTTTTAG
- a CDS encoding 30S ribosomal protein S11, whose protein sequence is MAKDEKWGIANIYSSYNNTIITVTDITGAETISQWSGGKVVRADRQQASPFAAMAAATRIADDAKEKGFVGLHIRVRAPGGNGHRSPGPGAQATIRALARAGIKIGKIEDITPIPHDGTGRPGGKRGRRV, encoded by the coding sequence ATGGCAAAAGATGAAAAATGGGGTATAGCTAATATTTACTCATCATACAATAACACTATTATTACTGTAACAGATATTACTGGTGCTGAAACCATTTCCCAATGGTCTGGTGGTAAAGTTGTTCGTGCAGATAGGCAACAAGCTTCACCTTTCGCAGCTATGGCTGCAGCAACCAGAATAGCTGATGATGCTAAAGAAAAAGGATTTGTTGGCTTACATATTAGAGTAAGAGCTCCTGGTGGAAATGGACACAGAAGTCCGGGACCTGGTGCACAAGCTACTATTCGTGCTTTAGCAAGAGCTGGAATTAAAATTGGTAAAATAGAAGATATCACTCCTATTCCTCACGATGGTACTGGAAGACCTGGTGGTAAAAGAGGAAGAAGAGTCTAA
- a CDS encoding 30S ribosomal protein S4, with protein sequence MGQPRKSRKKYNTPPHPWNAERIKNENKLMTKYGLKNKKEIWKADTLVRRYSREARYLLGFDTNQMQDEKLELLGHLARTGVLPEGAALEEVLNLTVEDILRRRLQTIVYKKGLARTPKEARMFVVHGHITLNGKKINSPSYVVLKGQEDEIGFYPSSPVAKQIEEYNKNKNEKATEE encoded by the coding sequence ATGGGACAACCTAGAAAATCAAGGAAAAAGTATAATACACCGCCACATCCTTGGAATGCAGAAAGAATCAAAAATGAAAATAAATTAATGACTAAATACGGCTTAAAAAACAAAAAAGAAATTTGGAAAGCTGATACTTTAGTTAGAAGATACAGTAGGGAAGCAAGATACCTACTCGGGTTCGATACGAACCAAATGCAAGATGAAAAATTAGAATTATTAGGACACTTAGCTAGAACCGGTGTTTTGCCTGAAGGTGCAGCACTTGAAGAAGTCTTAAACTTAACTGTTGAAGATATCTTAAGAAGAAGATTACAAACTATTGTTTACAAAAAAGGTTTAGCTCGTACTCCTAAAGAAGCTAGAATGTTTGTTGTACACGGTCACATAACTTTAAATGGTAAAAAAATCAATTCACCAAGTTATGTTGTATTAAAAGGCCAAGAAGATGAAATTGGATTTTATCCATCATCACCTGTAGCTAAACAGATTGAAGAGTACAATAAAAACAAAAATGAAAAAGCTACTGAGGAATAA
- a CDS encoding 30S ribosomal protein S13, translating into MEDDFKHLVRISRKDVDGNKTIEQALTEIKGVGISLSTTMCRTLDLDSEAQIGYIADEDVLKIEEILENPQKFNIPDWMLNRREDYETGKNIHLIESDLDMTLRDDLNRMKKTRSYKGRRHEAGLPVRGQRTKSTFRNSSSVGVKRS; encoded by the coding sequence ATGGAAGACGACTTTAAGCACTTGGTGCGTATTTCTAGAAAGGATGTAGATGGTAATAAAACCATTGAACAAGCTTTAACCGAAATCAAAGGTGTTGGAATATCTTTATCCACAACTATGTGCCGTACTTTAGATTTAGATTCTGAAGCTCAAATCGGTTATATCGCTGATGAAGATGTTTTAAAAATTGAAGAAATTTTAGAAAACCCACAAAAATTTAATATTCCTGATTGGATGTTAAACCGTAGGGAAGACTATGAAACTGGTAAAAATATTCATTTAATTGAATCAGATCTTGACATGACTTTAAGAGATGATTTAAACAGAATGAAGAAAACCAGAAGTTACAAAGGTAGAAGACACGAAGCAGGTTTACCTGTTAGAGGTCAAAGAACTAAATCTACTTTCAGGAACAGTTCTTCAGTTGGTGTAAAACGTTCATAA
- a CDS encoding DNA-directed RNA polymerase subunit D, which yields MEIEVKSQTDDEIVFIVRDVEVPFINAIRRCAMVNVPKIAIEDVNIMRNDSAMFNEVLAHRLGLTPLVSDMDAIEGLPLPGDDDYEDDHSVMFSLKEEGPKVVYSKDLISSDSKIKPVYDTIPLVKLKEGEKLNIEAVAKVGYGKEHAKWMPTTVCVYKQYPEITFNENTEIDYECANACPRGVLKSDKRSKEIKILDIENCSMCKSCVRASIRNAQSEGKDESYINVGYHENDFIFRIETDGSMPPKEVLLQACDELGEKADKFIRFSEGGSK from the coding sequence ATGGAGATAGAAGTTAAAAGTCAAACAGATGATGAAATTGTTTTCATTGTCCGTGATGTAGAAGTACCTTTTATTAATGCTATTAGAAGGTGTGCAATGGTAAATGTACCTAAAATAGCTATTGAAGATGTAAATATCATGAGAAATGATTCAGCTATGTTTAATGAGGTACTTGCTCATAGGCTTGGTTTAACTCCTTTAGTTTCTGACATGGACGCAATTGAAGGTTTACCTTTACCTGGTGATGATGATTATGAAGATGACCATAGCGTCATGTTTTCTTTAAAAGAAGAAGGACCTAAAGTTGTTTATTCTAAGGATTTAATATCTTCAGACTCAAAAATTAAACCAGTATATGATACCATTCCTTTAGTAAAACTTAAAGAAGGAGAAAAACTAAACATTGAAGCAGTTGCAAAAGTTGGATATGGAAAAGAACATGCTAAATGGATGCCAACTACTGTATGTGTTTATAAACAATATCCCGAAATCACTTTTAATGAGAATACGGAAATTGATTATGAATGTGCTAATGCATGCCCAAGAGGTGTTTTGAAATCTGATAAAAGATCTAAAGAGATTAAGATTTTAGACATTGAAAATTGCAGTATGTGTAAAAGCTGTGTAAGAGCTTCAATTAGAAATGCACAATCTGAAGGAAAAGACGAAAGCTACATCAATGTAGGGTATCATGAAAATGATTTTATATTTAGAATAGAAACTGATGGATCAATGCCTCCTAAAGAAGTTTTATTGCAAGCTTGCGATGAATTAGGTGAAAAAGCAGATAAGTTTATCAGATTTAGTGAAGGAGGAAGTAAATAA